TTACTTGAACTGTTTTAGGAAACGAAGGTCGTTCTCGAAGAACGCACGAAGATCGTTTACGCCGTAACGAAGCATAGTTAGACGCTCAACGCCCATACCAAATGCGAAGCCAGAGTATTTCTCAGGATCGATGCCTACGCTACGCAGTACGTTCGGGTGAACCATGCCACAGCCTAGAACTTCAAGCCATTTGCCGTTCTTACCTTTCACGTCTACTTCTGCTGAAGGCTCAGTGAATGGGAAGTAAGAAGGTCGGAAACGAACTTCCACTTCTTCTTCGAAGAAGTTACATAGGAAGTCATGCAGGATGCCTTTAAGCTGTGCGAAGTTTACGTTCTCGTCGACTAACATGCCTTCCACTTGGTGGAACATTGGCGTGTGCGTTTGGTCGTAGTCGTTGCGGTAAACACGGCCTGGTGCGATGAAACGGAATGGTGGTTTGCCATTTTCCATCGTACGAATCTGAACACCAGATGTGTGCGTACGCAGCATCAGATCTGGATTAAAGAAGAAGGTGTCGTGGTCAGTACGCGCTGGGTGATCTTCTGCGATGTTTAGTGCATCAAAGTTATGGAATGCATCTTCAATCTCAGGACCAGACTCAGTGTTAAAGCCTAACTCACCAAAGAACTGTTCAATACGCTCAACAGT
The sequence above is drawn from the Vibrio sinaloensis genome and encodes:
- the pheS gene encoding phenylalanine--tRNA ligase subunit alpha produces the protein MQHLEEIIANANAAIEAADSLVALDEVRVQYLGKKGELTAQLQSLGKLPPEERREAGQEINKAKGVVQQAIAARKDALQRAELEAKLAAETIDVTLPGRRIENGGLHPVTRTVERIEQFFGELGFNTESGPEIEDAFHNFDALNIAEDHPARTDHDTFFFNPDLMLRTHTSGVQIRTMENGKPPFRFIAPGRVYRNDYDQTHTPMFHQVEGMLVDENVNFAQLKGILHDFLCNFFEEEVEVRFRPSYFPFTEPSAEVDVKGKNGKWLEVLGCGMVHPNVLRSVGIDPEKYSGFAFGMGVERLTMLRYGVNDLRAFFENDLRFLKQFK